The following proteins are co-located in the Pedobacter frigiditerrae genome:
- a CDS encoding pyridoxamine 5'-phosphate oxidase family protein — translation MKNEKNIAILKEMAEKVRICMLTTLSSEDEFSSRPMGTAKIEDDGSIWFFTNEYSLKSKEISKENEVNLAYSEPSSNTYISVNGKAELVDDQARKEAYFSPPIKAWFPEGADDPNLILIKVTPSVAEYWDANASKMVVAFKMLKAIVTGDAPDLGKHDTIKF, via the coding sequence ATGAAAAATGAAAAAAATATAGCCATACTTAAAGAAATGGCAGAAAAGGTAAGAATTTGTATGCTTACTACTTTAAGCAGTGAAGATGAGTTTAGCAGTAGACCAATGGGTACAGCTAAAATAGAAGACGATGGTAGCATTTGGTTCTTTACCAACGAGTATTCGTTAAAAAGTAAAGAGATTTCTAAGGAGAATGAAGTTAATTTGGCATATAGCGAGCCATCGAGCAATACTTACATTTCAGTAAATGGAAAAGCTGAATTGGTTGATGACCAAGCTAGGAAGGAAGCATATTTCTCTCCGCCCATTAAAGCTTGGTTTCCAGAAGGTGCGGATGACCCGAATTTAATACTAATTAAAGTAACGCCAAGTGTAGCAGAATATTGGGATGCGAATGCCAGTAAAATGGTGGTAGCGTTTAAGATGTTAAAAGCAATTGTAACGGGAGATGCACCCGATTTGGGTAAACACGATACTATTAAATTTTAA